From Nicotiana tabacum cultivar K326 chromosome 15, ASM71507v2, whole genome shotgun sequence, the proteins below share one genomic window:
- the LOC107814143 gene encoding branched-chain-amino-acid aminotransferase 2, chloroplastic-like isoform X2, which produces MIRRAAFFHRLIDSASLPSNIGARYYTAQIATSLQSTGQSDDESNDIDWENLGFHLMPTDYMYLTKSNENGHFEQGQLNPYGNIHLSPSACVLNYGQGLFEGTKAYRRDDGRLFLFRPHQNAIRMQIGAERMCMPCPSTDQFVDAVKQTALANKHFIPPPGKGSLYIRPLLIGSGPILGLAPAPEYTFLVYACPVGNYFKEGTTQLNLYVEEDLHRASRGGAGGVKSITNYAPVLRAINSAKEKGFSDVLYLDSVNKRYIEEVSSCNIFLVKGKVLSTPAASGTILKGVTRKSIMDIARDLGYQVEERLIDVDELTNADEVFCTGTAVGVASVGSITYKGKRIEYQKRSEQTSKQLYSRLIGIQRGVIEDKRDWIVEIE; this is translated from the exons ATGATTCGAAGAGCTGCATTTTTTCACAGATTAATTGACTCTGCTTCTCTACCATCAAAT ATTGGAGCAAGGTACTATACAGCTCAAATAGCAACTTCTTTACAATCTACTGGTCAAAG TGATGACGAGTCCAATGACATTGATTGGGAGAATCTTGGGTTCCATTTAATGCCAACTGATTATATGTACCTAACAAAAAGCAATGAAAATGGTCATTTCGAACAAGGCCAGCTTAATCCCTATGGTAACATCCACTTGAGCCCCTCTGCTTGTGTCTTAAACTATGGACAG GGTCTGTTTGAAGGTACAAAAGCCTATAGAAGAGATGATGGACGATTGTTTCTCTTTCGTCCACATCAAAATGCGATTAGAATGCAGATTGGTGCTGAAAGAATGTGCATGCCTTGCCCTTCCACTGATCAATTTGTGGATGCTGTGAAGCAAACAGCTCTGGCGAACAAGCATTTT ATTCCTCCTCCAGGTAAAGGATCACTTTATATAAGGCCTCTGCTTATAGGAAGTGGACCAATTCTTGGTTTGGCTCCAGCACCAGAGTACACCTTCCTTGTCTATGCTTGTCCTGTAGGAAACTATTTCAAG GAAGGGACAACGCAATTGAACTTGTACGTTGAGGAAGACCTTCATCGCGCGTCGCGTGGTGGAGCTGGAGGTGTCAAAAGCATTACTAATTATGCCCCG GTTTTGAGAGCCATAAATAGTGCAAAAGAGAAAGGATTCTCAGATGTATTGTACCTTGACTCTGTAAATAAGAGATACATTGAAGAGGTCTCTTCCTGTAACATTTTCCTTGTGAAG GGAAAAGTCCTTTCAACTCCAGCAGCAAGTGGAACTATTCTTAAAGGAGTGACAAGAAAAAGCATCATGGACATTGCACGTGATCTTGGTTACCAG GTGGAAGAACGTTTGATTGATGTAGATGAATTGACTAATGCTGATGAAGTATTCTGTACGGGAACTGCAGTTGGTGTTGCTTCCGTTGGTAGCATTACTTACAAAGGCAAAAG GATTGAGTACCAAAAAAGATCAGAGCAAACAAGTAAGCAACTGTACTCAAGATTAATCGGGATTCAAAGAGGTGTTATCGAGGACAAGAGGGACTGGATTGTGGAGATCGAATAA
- the LOC107814143 gene encoding branched-chain-amino-acid aminotransferase 2, chloroplastic-like isoform X1 produces MIRRAAFFHRLIDSASLPSNIGARYYTAQIATSLQSTGQSDDESNDIDWENLGFHLMPTDYMYLTKSNENGHFEQGQLNPYGNIHLSPSACVLNYGQGLFEGTKAYRRDDGRLFLFRPHQNAIRMQIGAERMCMPCPSTDQFVDAVKQTALANKHFIPPPGKGSLYIRPLLIGSGPILGLAPAPEYTFLVYACPVGNYFKEGTTQLNLYVEEDLHRASRGGAGGVKSITNYAPGKVLSTPAASGTILKGVTRKSIMDIARDLGYQVEERLIDVDELTNADEVFCTGTAVGVASVGSITYKGKRYETSFIKEFLYTDHK; encoded by the exons ATGATTCGAAGAGCTGCATTTTTTCACAGATTAATTGACTCTGCTTCTCTACCATCAAAT ATTGGAGCAAGGTACTATACAGCTCAAATAGCAACTTCTTTACAATCTACTGGTCAAAG TGATGACGAGTCCAATGACATTGATTGGGAGAATCTTGGGTTCCATTTAATGCCAACTGATTATATGTACCTAACAAAAAGCAATGAAAATGGTCATTTCGAACAAGGCCAGCTTAATCCCTATGGTAACATCCACTTGAGCCCCTCTGCTTGTGTCTTAAACTATGGACAG GGTCTGTTTGAAGGTACAAAAGCCTATAGAAGAGATGATGGACGATTGTTTCTCTTTCGTCCACATCAAAATGCGATTAGAATGCAGATTGGTGCTGAAAGAATGTGCATGCCTTGCCCTTCCACTGATCAATTTGTGGATGCTGTGAAGCAAACAGCTCTGGCGAACAAGCATTTT ATTCCTCCTCCAGGTAAAGGATCACTTTATATAAGGCCTCTGCTTATAGGAAGTGGACCAATTCTTGGTTTGGCTCCAGCACCAGAGTACACCTTCCTTGTCTATGCTTGTCCTGTAGGAAACTATTTCAAG GAAGGGACAACGCAATTGAACTTGTACGTTGAGGAAGACCTTCATCGCGCGTCGCGTGGTGGAGCTGGAGGTGTCAAAAGCATTACTAATTATGCCCCG GGAAAAGTCCTTTCAACTCCAGCAGCAAGTGGAACTATTCTTAAAGGAGTGACAAGAAAAAGCATCATGGACATTGCACGTGATCTTGGTTACCAG GTGGAAGAACGTTTGATTGATGTAGATGAATTGACTAATGCTGATGAAGTATTCTGTACGGGAACTGCAGTTGGTGTTGCTTCCGTTGGTAGCATTACTTACAAAGGCAAAAGGTACGAAACTTCATTTATAAAAGAATTTTTATACACCGACCACAAATAA